The genomic segment TCAAAAAGAGACAGAGGCGTCAGAAGATACCATGGGTAAGACGTTACATTGATTCAGATTCATTAGTGAGCCGGTATGACTTTACAATTTTTGCACAGAGTCCTAAAATTTCCTTGTACTTGAAGGCTCTGTTCCAGAGGAAGTAAAGAGTGTAGACATACTAGCAGCTCTCCCCACTCCACCTCACAACCAAAACGAAGATATACGGTAAATTGCCAAATATAATGCGGTATGAACAACTAATCATAAACTTGTGCATATGTCAGTGCACTAATGGATTCTTTCAACTCAGGATGGAGAGCGATGATGACAGTGATGCTCCAGATAGCATTGTGCCTGCATCCTCACCTGAAAGCCAACTAGGTGATGAGACGACACGCTTCCCCCATCTATTGGATCCCAAAGAGGAGGAGGTTGAGAGGGCCATCTCTCCTGTTATCCCAATTATTCCTCGTTCTGCCATCCCCAGTATGTGGCACTGTTTGGAAATGATTTTAATTTGTTTGCTTGAATCTTTTATGATTGACTGACCTCACCTAATATACAGGTTTCTCCGAGACGAAACCATTCGAGTCAGTGGATGGAAAAGTTGTAGCTTCATCTAGCCAGTGGGACAAAACTAAAAGCAATGAAGTGTCTGTAACCTTCATGCTTTCATCAGCTGCCGCAAAGGTATTTAAGTCTCTAACCCATCCATAACCTCAAATTTACTGGGCAATTTCATGTGACAAGGTTTAAgtactgttttgttttcttttcaacaGAATCTCAACACAGTGATGTTGACTGTTGCCCAACTGCTGCAAATACGAATGCCAAGTTCTTATGAGGTGGCTTTTCCCCAGAGTCCTGGTAGAGCAGGTGTTGGACCTGGGAAAGTACCTGACTCTTCCAACCCAGGTAATGCGCTCAAGTTGCCCTTAAACATTATTCTCAAAGTATGATTTAGCTTTTTGGTTTTTCTAAAGCTGAATGTTTTTCCAGGTATGAAGACAGACCCTTCTGTAAGCAATGATGCAGAGTGGCTTAGGCAGTTTGACGTTTCCCTCCCAGGGTGTACTCTGAGGAAACAAGTCGATATTCTAGCTCTTATCAAACAGGTGAGCTTTCTGaaaattttttgttttctaaatgtctTCTCACTTTTAAGAGGTACATTACATTTCTAATATCTTCTGACATTTCCACTCTTTTGCAGGAATGCCAAGAGCAAGAAGATAGACCTGCTCAGCACTGTTACATGACAAATGTTTCAGACTTGGATGTGCGCCACCTGCCTGTTATTCCTGTTGAGGTATCTCCACCTCCATCACCATCCCCACCTCCACAACCATCATCTGCTGTAGCTGAGCCAGAAAACATCACTCAACCTGAGCCCAAACCTGAACCAGATGCACCTGTTCAGACTACATCATCCCCTTCCGCAAGCCCGAGTGATCCTGTCAAAACTGACCCTATAGTTAAACTGGAGGCTCACAGCTCCCCTGTTACTGTAGAGTCTGAATCTCAGGATCCAGTGGTCCTCCCCCTAGCTCCTCCATCAGAAGAACAACCTCCTGCTCCAGCCAGTTCTCCTCCTCTAGACTCCCCCACAATAGAGATGTCCCTCAAACCCATCAAACACCGTAGCAGGACTCTTTCCGATGAAGAAGAAGAACGACCCAAGGTCAAAAAATGGAAGGGTCTGCGCTGGAAGCGTCTCCAGATAGTCATCACTATTCGCAAGGGTGGGTCTAAGAAAGAGAACAGCCGTGAAGTTTCAGAGCTCATGGAGCGCCTCCGCATTACTCTAAAACCAGACAAGCTGCCCCGAGACAAGCGCAAGTGCTGTTTCTGCCACGAGGAAGGAGATGGTGCCACAGATGGTCCTGCACGTCTGCTTAACATCGATGTCGATCTGTGGGTGCATCTTAACTGTGCTCTGTGGTCCACTGAGGTGTATGAGACCCAGGGCGGTGCACTTATTAATGTGGAGGTTGCTCTTCGGCGTGGACTGCGCACCCGCTGTGCCTACTGTCAGAAGACGGGAGCAACGAACAGCTGCAACCGTTTGCGCTGCCCAAATGTTTATCATTTTGCCTGTGCCATTCGGGCACGTTGCATGTTTTTCAAAGACAAAACTATGCTCTGCACCCAGCACAAGCTTAAAGGCCCCAGTGAAGAGGAGCTTAGCAGTTTTGCTGTTTTTCGACGCGTCTACATCGAGCGAGATGAGGTGAAGCAGATTGCAAGCATCCTGCAACGTGGCGACCGCATTCACATGTTCCGTGTTGGCGGGCTCATTTTCCATGCTGTGGGCCAGCTCTTGCCCTCTCAGATGGCTGTGTTCCACTCACCCACTGCTATCTTTCCAGTGGGCTATGAGGCCACACGAATTTACTGGAGCACTCGTGTGCCAAACCGCAGATGTCGCTACCGTTGTCGCATCAGTGAGCAGGATGGCAGGCCTCTGTTTGAAGTGCGTGTCCTAGAGCACGGGTATGAAGACCTGCACTTTCGAGACGCCACACCAGATGGTAAGTTTAAGTTTCTTAAATGACTATAAATGTAATCCTGATGGAATGATTCATCTTGCCACATCATGCTAATGTCATGCCAACTGCTCTTTAGGCATCTGGTGCAAGATTGTGCAGCAGGTTGCCAAGCTGCGTGATGAAGCTGCCATGCTGAAACTCTTCACCGAGCATGTCAAGGGAGAAGAGATGTACGGACTTACTGTCCATGCAGTGATGCGAATCACTGAATCGGTGAGAAATGAATAAGTATTGTTGGGAACTGAGAActggtatttttttattttctgagcagttaacagaaatgtcaacatcattcatttatttaataaaacttgGAAAAAGTTAACTTTTCTTGCTCTGCGTTCTTCTGTTGATGCAGGCGAATaacatattaaaggattagttcacccaaaaatgaaaacaatgtcattaattacacaccctcatgttgttccacacccgtaagaccacaaattaagatatttttgatgaaatccgatggctcaatgaggcctccatagccagcaatgacatttcctttctcaagatccattaatgtactaaaaacatatttaaatcagttcatgtgagtacagtggttcaatattaatattataaagccacaagaatatttttggtgcgccaaaaaaacacaataacgacttatatagtgatggccaatttcaaaacactgcttcatgaagcttcggagcgttatgaactTTTTGTGTCGAATTGAAatcggtgttttgaaatcggtcatcactatataagttattttgttgtttttttttggcgcaccaaaaatattctcatcgctttataatattaatattgaaccactgtactcacatgaactgatttaaatatgtttttagtacattaatggatcttgagagaggaaatgtcattgctggctatgcaggcctcgctgatcagatttcatcaaaaatatcttaatttgtgttccgaagatgaaggaaggtcttacgggtgtggaacgacatgagggtgagtaattaatgacagaattttcatttttgggtgaactaaccctttaaaagtgcTGAGTTTCTTGCATCAGCGAAACCTCAACAtgtatttaaagaaaaacattgttttgtcagtaatatttaaaaaaaataatgaaatgttaCCACATTTTTAGCATTACATTTGTGCTGTCTCTAAAAAAGATCTAATCATtttctacatttacatttttctgccattgaaaatatctaatttgtccaattgcatttcttttttccaaatatttatTCCTTAAGTCATTAAAAAATGGACTGGAATCACTGAGGAACTGGAACCAGGATGTTAATTTCCTGTGATTCCCATCCCTATTAAAAGCATTTTTCATAAATATCTTGATTATAATTAACAATATATAACAAGTTTTCGCTGCTTGCTTATGTCCTGCAGCTTCCTGGTGTGGAAAACTGTCAGAATTATACGTTCCGATATGGCCGCCATCCTCTCATGGAGCTTCCCCTCATGATAAATCCTACAGGCTGTGCACGATCAGAACCCAAAATTCTCACCCACTGCAAACGgtaatgaacaaaagaaatggaAGACTTTAGCTTCCTCATGTGTCAAGACTCTTAAGTATGGAAAGTGATTGTAAGGATCTAATGTAATTTTATCCTGCTTCTCAGGCCTCATACTCTGAACAGCACGAGTATGTCCAAAGCCTATCAGAGCACGTTTACAGGGGAAATTAACACACCGTACAGCAAGCAGTTTGTTCATTCCAAATCTTCTCAATACCGTCGACTGAAGACCGAGTGGAAAAACAATGTGTACCTGGCCCGTTCTCGCATTCAAGGACTGGGTCTCTACGCTGCTAAAGACCTTGAAAAacacaccatggtcattgagtACATTGGCACCATCATTCGCAACGAGGTTGCAAATCGCAGAGAGAAGATTTACGAGGAGCAGGTTTGTAGATGTTAAGTTTCCggcttattttttttctctagttttcttttttttttttaacctcttTGGTTTCTTCAATCAGAACCGCGGGATCTACATGTTTCGAATCAATAACGAGCATGTGATTGATGCCACCTTAACTGGCGGTCCTGCCCGGTAAGATCAAACTTCCTGTGCTATTCCTGCAATCCAAATGTTTTGTTCGCGTCTTAGTTTACGATTTCTTTGTCTCCCTAGATATGTCAATCATTCTTGTGCACCCAACTGTGTTGCGGAAGTTGTGACATTTGACAAAGAGGACAAGATCATCATAATTTCTAGTCGCAGGATCCCGAAGGGTGAAGAGGTAGGTTAGAGAAAGCTTTTTCATTTGGCAGTGCTCTCAGTGGTGTTCCCCAGTGTAATGCTCCGTGTTGTCCTCTCTCAATCTGTTTTAGCTGACGTATGACTATCAGTTTGACTTCGAGGACGATCAGCACAAGATCCCCTGCCATTGTGGAGCCTGGAATTGCAGAAAGTGGATGAACTAACAGGGACAGAGAAAGAGTCCGACCTGTCTTTGGTTCCCTGGTGCCAGAACACTCCTGCGCCAAAGCCTGTTATATTCTTACTATCCAGTTAATAAGCTGCTCTGAAATGAGGAAGAAAAGTTCCCTCTCAGTCACCTGAAAGACAAGACTTTATTCACAACAAGAGCCAAAGCTTTGAAGAGTAAACTTTTGATGCCACAACCTTTTACAGATGAGCTCGAAGGTATTGGACCTGCTTGAATCTTTcgtgttgattaaaaaaattcacctCTGCCAAAAGCACTTCCACTGTTTCCTCCTACAATAAGCTGACTCTGGCTGCAATCGATCCCTTCGACATCTACCAAAATAACTGAAGCTATAGCATATCAATACTCTTAGACTAGAACTCAGTGAAGATGTTTGATTAAAGCCATGTAAGTACTCAAAAATGAACTAGTACAATTTAGCTTGGACCTATCCTTTCCGCTACCCACCCTTTCTATCACCCCAGACGAACGCTTTCCCATCAGATCATCAATGAAAACCATGGACATTGGCAAGACAATCCTGGAGTGGCTCTGCTTAGAACTGTGATGAGATATAACGTCGAAATACTATTGGCCTGTGGCTCGAAAGGCAccagatgttttattatattgagTTAAAAGGTGGGTTTATTTCACCCAGTCTACCTCATTGAGTTTGTGGGACGTCACTGCTTTGTATTAAACTGTTAAGTGCTACTGTGGAAAGGGGAAGGCAGGAATGTGTCCATGGCAATTGCCTTCTCGGGTAAGCAGGGAAACTTAAGCAGCAGGTTTGCTCCTATCTATATTTTGCTTTCTGGTGATTACAATAGTGAGCCAGTGCAACTCTTTTTGATTTGATTATACAAATGAGATACAGTATATGACTTACAATATAACGATGCATTACATAGAGCAATCAAAACTCAAACGGGTGTCTCGTAGGCCACCTTTTTCTGACTGTAGATATCATGTAGCTGCGTCAGCACGTGCAGATCATGTTTTTAGTGTAGAAACGCTCATCCGGATCCTCTCACATTCTTAACGCTGGAGCAAATAATGAGAAAGGGCCACAGCGCAGATCCACGTTGATGCAATTTGAAAGGTTATAGGGCAAATAAAACTAGTGATGCAAGACTGCCACTGCATTTGATATGTTTTCCCATCTTGAATCCTTACATCCTGCGCCCATTAGATCTCCATTCGGATCTCATCACTCCAACCAGGACCCTTAGGTGTAAGCCTCTTCCCTTCTGTGATAGTGGACTGTTGTAAACTTACTGTAGTGAGTCTTTCTCTGCCTGCTGATGGCCGGTTGTATCTAATCTATGTATCGTGGTTTGATAGTGGTAGCACAGTCTACAGGCTTGACGCAGTGATGGAGGAAGACTTAAAAAGGGCAtttctattttcttttatattaaagtaatttaaaacagttaaaaaaaaaacaaaaaacagttgaATTTCAAAGAAGGGAGTTGAACAAAGTCTCCACATAGCCCATGCTACTTTGTTCCTTTCTCCCCTGACTTATGACCTCACGTTAAgaataaatgcaaaatgtatAAACTGTACATAATAGGGGCCTAAACTCTTTATCCAGCCCCTTTTTAATCAAATTCAAAATTGTAGAGAAATAAAATTCATGAAAAAAGCAACCACTGGATATCATTTTATCAGAAAACTAAATGTGTATATatctataaatatatgtaaaatggcAAACTAAGTAATATCTTTATGTATATGAACCAGAGTGTTTttgcatttaactttttttttcgtttttctatctgcatttttttttcctacaagACCATATACATATTAAAGGTGtgatgtttctcttttcttcaccAATGAAATTTGGAAGAGTGGTTGCGGTGAATGAGACAAACATTTAAGATGGGATTCATGCAAAGGTTcattgaaatagatttttttttttgtttgtttgtttttgacagaaacAGCAGTAAAATGGTGCATAgcatttgtgtatttatgtaatattgTTCACgtatatttcttttatttatgcTACTGCTTGTGAATTACTGAACCCTGTCCTTGAATCAGTGACAGTTTAATTAGTATATACAGTAAATGGAAAATCTTGAAGTTCCCAAGATGATACTGTTTTTGATTCGTGTcctattgtttttttcccctcccctCCCTGTAGAAGTGAATGTTTTATATGACTTATGAAAAGGCTGCATAGCCGTAGAATGGTATGACTTCATTAATCGAAAATATCTCCATTAATTACATGTGAATTGCACtcagcattattttatttatacatccTCCGAACTAGCATTGGTTCTTTTAAGGGTAGTCTGTTATTAAAGACGCTCACTGGATTTTAGCCTGAGTAACTCTTGCCCcctttgttcttttgaaatctCTTAATTTAAGCTCTCTACACGtgttgtaattaaataaataaatagatccTGATTTTGGTTTTCAACCTGatctactttttaaaaaaagatgctgCAACTGTACAGCAGAGCTACTTTTAGGGAAGATGAATAAAATGGTAATTTTTATTGTATGTGGCATGTTTTGTATGGATATAATTTTGAATTGTACATATTTTTTGACGTCAGAGGTTGCATCTCTTTATATACAGCTGTCCCCTTCCCTCCCAGCCCTCCATTTATTTCTTTGTCtctgctttatttcttgtaaagaaaaataaaatgcattttaagtaTAAATTGTCCTTTATAAACTGTTCTTATTTTATAGggtattatataaatattctaAAAAGCTATTGGAAAGAGTCAATGAAA from the Ctenopharyngodon idella isolate HZGC_01 chromosome 22, HZGC01, whole genome shotgun sequence genome contains:
- the kmt2d gene encoding histone-lysine N-methyltransferase 2D, with the translated sequence MLDNIPDYYSQLLTKNNLSNPPTPPSSLPPTPPPSVQHKLLNGVTPVEELAEGQKETEASEDTMGSVPEEVKSVDILAALPTPPHNQNEDIRMESDDDSDAPDSIVPASSPESQLGDETTRFPHLLDPKEEEVERAISPVIPIIPRSAIPSFSETKPFESVDGKVVASSSQWDKTKSNEVSVTFMLSSAAAKNLNTVMLTVAQLLQIRMPSSYEVAFPQSPGRAGVGPGKVPDSSNPGMKTDPSVSNDAEWLRQFDVSLPGCTLRKQVDILALIKQECQEQEDRPAQHCYMTNVSDLDVRHLPVIPVEVSPPPSPSPPPQPSSAVAEPENITQPEPKPEPDAPVQTTSSPSASPSDPVKTDPIVKLEAHSSPVTVESESQDPVVLPLAPPSEEQPPAPASSPPLDSPTIEMSLKPIKHRSRTLSDEEEERPKVKKWKGLRWKRLQIVITIRKGGSKKENSREVSELMERLRITLKPDKLPRDKRKCCFCHEEGDGATDGPARLLNIDVDLWVHLNCALWSTEVYETQGGALINVEVALRRGLRTRCAYCQKTGATNSCNRLRCPNVYHFACAIRARCMFFKDKTMLCTQHKLKGPSEEELSSFAVFRRVYIERDEVKQIASILQRGDRIHMFRVGGLIFHAVGQLLPSQMAVFHSPTAIFPVGYEATRIYWSTRVPNRRCRYRCRISEQDGRPLFEVRVLEHGYEDLHFRDATPDGIWCKIVQQVAKLRDEAAMLKLFTEHVKGEEMYGLTVHAVMRITESLPGVENCQNYTFRYGRHPLMELPLMINPTGCARSEPKILTHCKRPHTLNSTSMSKAYQSTFTGEINTPYSKQFVHSKSSQYRRLKTEWKNNVYLARSRIQGLGLYAAKDLEKHTMVIEYIGTIIRNEVANRREKIYEEQNRGIYMFRINNEHVIDATLTGGPARYVNHSCAPNCVAEVVTFDKEDKIIIISSRRIPKGEELTYDYQFDFEDDQHKIPCHCGAWNCRKWMN